One genomic window of Clostridium taeniosporum includes the following:
- a CDS encoding O-antigen ligase family protein, translating to MYLLEKIEDNLKKKSLGFFLPITFILTIIPLIVRLKLVKLDDAGIDLYAEASKGDFFSQYKAIWLAIFSVILIIIALSSFKKLFKKRDKTTTAILICTGIFLICTFLSAMLSQHKEVAFFGFYDRAEGFITIACYMIIFLYSIYAFKSTHCYKYMIIPILIVILINSFLGIFQYIGNDLINSKLGIALVVPSKYKIGEQGLGLLYEKGKLYGTLYHYNYVGSFVGLVLPILFSLTIFEKKVLNKVILGVFSLLSVWLLFGSTSRAGIIGILVAIILGLIIFGKVIFKSWKPLVITLACVAILAIGGNVATKGQLFQRVPSLVSDIFSVFNNTSSVDYRAETPISDIKHVDKDIEITVPKDILKISFENGIYVFRNSNNETVQYDMVDGVYKTNNENFKNISFRFGKSSKSSTKADFFMLQVNNNPTFMFKLKTDNSIHLRDANGTKYIDVEYPETFGFKGKEKLGSARGYIWSRSIPIMKETLLLGNGPDTFAYIFPQNDLMGKYYAYGNPNMIVDKPHNLYMQIALNDGVIALIAFLGIMLIYIIDSIKLYALKKEYNESQILGGITCLGIVGYLFAGMFNDSVISVAPMFWIILGVGVSLNYLNKKRNQIN from the coding sequence ATGTATCTTCTTGAAAAAATTGAAGACAATTTAAAGAAAAAATCCCTTGGATTTTTCTTGCCTATTACATTTATTTTAACCATAATTCCTCTTATAGTAAGACTTAAATTGGTTAAATTAGATGACGCTGGTATAGATTTATATGCAGAAGCAAGTAAAGGTGACTTTTTTTCACAATATAAAGCCATTTGGTTAGCTATTTTTTCTGTAATACTTATAATAATAGCTTTATCTTCATTTAAAAAATTATTTAAAAAAAGAGATAAAACTACTACTGCAATTTTAATTTGTACTGGTATTTTTTTAATTTGTACTTTTCTTTCAGCTATGCTTTCACAACATAAAGAAGTTGCCTTCTTTGGATTTTATGATAGAGCTGAAGGGTTTATAACCATTGCATGCTATATGATTATTTTTCTATATTCTATATATGCATTTAAAAGTACACATTGTTATAAATACATGATTATTCCTATACTAATTGTAATTTTAATCAATTCATTCCTAGGAATATTTCAATACATAGGAAATGATTTAATTAACAGTAAATTAGGTATTGCTTTAGTTGTTCCTAGTAAATACAAAATTGGTGAACAAGGATTAGGCTTACTATATGAAAAAGGAAAACTTTATGGTACTCTATATCATTATAACTATGTAGGTAGTTTTGTAGGGCTTGTATTACCTATATTATTTTCTTTAACTATATTTGAAAAGAAAGTACTTAACAAAGTTATTTTAGGTGTATTTTCATTACTTTCTGTTTGGTTACTATTTGGTAGTACATCTCGTGCTGGTATAATAGGTATATTGGTAGCTATTATTTTAGGGCTTATTATATTTGGAAAAGTAATATTTAAAAGTTGGAAACCTCTTGTTATAACTTTAGCTTGTGTTGCTATATTAGCTATTGGAGGTAATGTTGCTACTAAGGGACAACTTTTTCAAAGAGTACCTTCTTTAGTTTCTGATATATTTAGTGTATTTAATAACACAAGTAGTGTAGATTACAGAGCTGAAACTCCTATAAGTGATATAAAACACGTTGATAAAGATATTGAAATAACAGTTCCAAAGGATATTTTAAAGATATCTTTTGAAAATGGAATTTATGTATTTAGAAATTCTAATAATGAAACTGTTCAATATGATATGGTAGATGGAGTTTACAAAACTAATAATGAAAACTTTAAAAATATTTCTTTTAGATTTGGTAAGTCAAGTAAATCTTCTACCAAAGCAGACTTCTTCATGTTACAAGTTAATAATAATCCAACATTTATGTTTAAATTAAAGACAGATAACAGTATACATTTAAGAGATGCAAATGGAACTAAATATATTGATGTAGAATATCCTGAAACTTTTGGTTTTAAAGGAAAAGAAAAATTAGGTTCTGCAAGAGGATATATTTGGTCAAGATCAATTCCTATTATGAAAGAAACTTTATTATTAGGTAACGGACCTGATACATTTGCTTATATATTCCCACAAAATGATTTAATGGGTAAATACTACGCTTATGGTAATCCTAACATGATTGTAGATAAACCACATAATTTATATATGCAAATAGCCCTAAACGATGGTGTAATTGCTTTAATTGCATTCCTTGGAATAATGTTAATTTACATTATAGATAGTATTAAATTATATGCATTAAAGAAAGAATATAATGAATCGCAAATATTAGGTGGAATAACTTGCCTTGGAATTGTAGGATATTTATTTGCAGGTATGTTTAATGATTCAGTAATAAGCGTTGCACCAATGTTTTGGATAATACTTGGTGTTGGTGTTTCACTAAACTACTTAAACAAAAAAAGAAATCAAATAAATTAA